The following proteins are encoded in a genomic region of Candidatus Syntrophosphaera sp.:
- a CDS encoding PorT family protein, whose product MKYLISLALIIVSAGCLFARTTVDFGPKLGFNLSQHYGTKAADNDLEVQSVMRPGISAGAWLDLNILPNFSLGYELLYSMKGSEQNITIIRMEEDGEMVELDKPAVMNVKYYLDYLEVPILLKVKTLDRPGWSISAITGTAMGIKVKGWHRLDGTFYLPLGDGEFDAIPVTEESRLEEVNLFDFSFVYGGNLELKGKVPLILEYRFTLGWDNLALPTFELFEPVQLRNQTYSLMLGYKF is encoded by the coding sequence GTGAAATATCTCATTTCCCTTGCCTTGATCATTGTTTCAGCAGGCTGTCTTTTTGCCCGGACCACCGTCGATTTCGGTCCCAAACTGGGCTTCAACCTCTCCCAGCACTACGGCACCAAGGCCGCCGATAACGATCTCGAGGTCCAATCAGTTATGCGTCCCGGAATTTCCGCGGGGGCCTGGCTGGACCTGAACATCCTCCCCAATTTCAGCCTGGGCTACGAGCTGCTCTATTCCATGAAGGGCTCGGAGCAAAACATCACCATCATCAGGATGGAGGAAGACGGGGAAATGGTGGAACTGGACAAACCCGCCGTGATGAACGTCAAATATTATCTGGATTACCTGGAAGTCCCCATCCTGCTCAAGGTAAAAACCCTCGACCGGCCGGGTTGGAGCATATCCGCGATCACGGGCACGGCCATGGGCATCAAGGTCAAGGGCTGGCACCGGCTGGATGGGACCTTCTATCTGCCCCTCGGGGACGGCGAATTCGACGCGATTCCCGTCACCGAAGAGTCCCGCCTCGAAGAAGTCAACCTGTTCGATTTTTCCTTTGTTTACGGCGGCAATCTGGAGCTCAAGGGCAAAGTCCCCCTCATTTTGGAATATCGCTTCACTCTGGGCTGGGACAACCTTGCCCTGCCAACCTTTGAGCTGTTCGAACCCGTCCAGCTCCGCAACCAAACCTACAGCCTGATGCTGGGCTACAAATTTTAG
- a CDS encoding T9SS type A sorting domain-containing protein has protein sequence MKHIIALTALLILGSALFALLPLEPIYSSGPFGAQQIGLLTWSDRADSLVYYQGNSPQTITLEPSNFGAGWISGILPLPDHPYVGYRGQADELRVNPVFWDQGTAVPLSHHILVETDPAGDNLFSGDFLDILHYKAGFSSERLSFAIKNNSTEFPVSSGTTFFAYMVLLVDPASVPDDNPIVYGLMYTVDLGTIISPGLYKISGTGLTDQVRIGDISSSVDPQSELLLLSCALSDLAADADFSSWFDPDYPLIGTGVITSRITLTSGVQQADAVASAQLLFKPQLMPTANSFAPLLENPGAEYIVLDDQYVVRFHIAYTDADQNFPRVAEFLPDGGGAWQLQPNGEPQDLDFSSAVTFRTEGIPLAPPWNGQFRFSHGDEFVYLGLYPTAVNDDFMPGLSLSIHPNPARGSITLDPGTKLEGALDVSLYNPRGQRVKTWNFISPDTGPLSLDLRTLPAGIYFLRLRDTRGSRVKRFVKLD, from the coding sequence ATGAAACACATCATCGCTTTGACCGCGCTCCTGATCCTGGGCTCAGCCCTCTTTGCCCTCCTGCCCCTCGAGCCGATCTATTCCAGCGGGCCCTTCGGCGCTCAGCAGATCGGGCTGCTCACCTGGTCGGACCGCGCGGATTCCCTTGTCTATTACCAGGGAAACTCTCCGCAAACCATCACTCTGGAGCCCTCGAACTTCGGCGCGGGCTGGATCTCGGGGATCCTGCCTCTTCCTGACCATCCCTATGTCGGCTATCGCGGGCAGGCAGACGAACTGCGGGTCAATCCCGTCTTTTGGGATCAGGGAACGGCGGTTCCTCTGTCCCATCACATCCTCGTGGAAACCGATCCCGCGGGGGACAACCTTTTCAGCGGCGACTTCCTGGACATCCTCCATTACAAGGCCGGTTTCAGCTCCGAACGCCTGTCTTTCGCCATCAAGAACAATTCCACCGAGTTTCCCGTCAGTTCCGGCACCACGTTTTTCGCCTACATGGTACTCCTGGTCGATCCTGCTTCCGTTCCGGACGATAACCCCATCGTTTATGGCCTGATGTACACCGTGGACCTGGGCACGATCATCAGTCCCGGCCTCTATAAGATCTCCGGAACCGGGCTCACGGACCAGGTCCGCATCGGAGACATCAGCTCATCCGTCGATCCCCAAAGCGAGCTGCTCCTGCTATCCTGCGCTTTGAGCGACCTGGCCGCGGACGCCGATTTCAGCTCCTGGTTCGATCCGGACTATCCCCTCATCGGCACGGGTGTCATCACTTCCCGCATCACCCTCACCTCCGGGGTGCAGCAAGCCGACGCCGTTGCCAGCGCCCAGCTCCTCTTCAAACCGCAACTGATGCCAACCGCCAACTCCTTTGCCCCCCTCCTGGAGAATCCGGGCGCGGAGTATATTGTTTTGGATGATCAATACGTTGTCCGCTTCCATATCGCGTACACGGACGCCGATCAGAATTTCCCCCGCGTGGCGGAATTCCTGCCCGATGGGGGAGGGGCCTGGCAGCTCCAGCCGAATGGCGAACCTCAGGACCTGGACTTCAGCTCGGCAGTCACTTTCCGCACCGAGGGGATCCCTCTCGCCCCGCCCTGGAACGGGCAATTCAGATTCTCCCACGGCGATGAGTTTGTCTATCTCGGCCTCTATCCCACGGCAGTCAATGACGATTTCATGCCCGGGCTCAGCCTCTCCATCCATCCCAACCCCGCCCGGGGTTCCATCACCCTGGATCCCGGCACAAAGCTGGAGGGCGCGCTCGATGTATCTCTTTACAACCCGCGCGGGCAGAGGGTCAAAACCTGGAATTTTATCAGCCCTGATACCGGCCCGCTCAGCCTGGACCTCAGGACCCTGCCCGCCGGGATCTATTTTCTTAGACTGCGCGATACCCGGGGCAGCCGGGTCAAACGCTTCGTCAAACTGGATTGA
- a CDS encoding SpoIIE family protein phosphatase: MRSGKKTKTLAFQIISFIFFFLVIVLAVTFLIIGQLINRVTIDSANESIGNLLSEKVQLIDKKLVRIMTQGRTFRNVVSSDVLDETELRRQLLHLLYDNPDLISVCLAYGEGSGREPRVYQLLEGRLSSKLIANPDYQYKDWYQIPYLTQKSYWSDPWFDADGSAQLVCSYSLPLVVNGSLMGILRLDLPLENLQRIALSIKAKDTGYAFLLSYNGTIVAHPEDSLAMNYTIFDLAEIHQDARLREIGKSIVNDESGIARIKDWDPEGDVWIYYRPLPSSHWTLAMIVPHAELVSDYNKLTLIYLIAAVIAFLIVAAIVYGRTHAINQPLKNLVDSLKLVGRGDLDFELSTSTNAYEIKFLTEAFEQMRASLKEYITNLRQVTAERNRIMNEVLFASAIQRNLIPKHDNPGLRPQNISTYGILEPAGQIGGDLYDYFLIDANHFCFGIADVVGKGIGAAMSMTMVTTLLRTVAPLYGTPAQIMGQLNGFLVKNNLESNFVTMTLGIIDLNTGELVFSNAGHVPLYLLRKDGRLRKFAATHSTALGFFEELAVESESLKLGPGDQIILVTDGVTEALSPDESLFGTAGLETILGELAETQPERTAQAILAAVRDFSRSDDQKDDITILVVEFQGNLPG; the protein is encoded by the coding sequence ATGAGATCAGGAAAAAAAACTAAGACCCTGGCTTTCCAGATCATCTCGTTCATCTTCTTCTTTCTGGTGATCGTCCTGGCGGTGACCTTTCTGATCATCGGGCAGCTCATCAACCGGGTCACCATTGACTCGGCCAATGAATCGATCGGCAACCTGCTCAGCGAAAAGGTCCAACTGATCGACAAGAAGCTGGTGCGGATCATGACCCAGGGCAGAACTTTCCGAAACGTCGTCAGTTCCGATGTTTTGGATGAGACCGAACTCAGGCGCCAGTTGCTGCATCTGCTGTACGACAATCCGGACCTGATCTCGGTTTGCCTCGCCTACGGAGAGGGATCTGGCCGGGAACCCCGGGTCTACCAGCTCCTGGAGGGCAGGCTCAGCTCCAAGCTGATCGCCAACCCGGATTACCAATACAAGGACTGGTATCAGATCCCCTATCTCACCCAAAAGAGCTATTGGTCCGATCCCTGGTTCGACGCGGACGGTTCGGCCCAGTTGGTCTGCTCCTATTCATTGCCCCTGGTGGTGAATGGCAGCCTCATGGGCATTCTCCGGCTGGACCTGCCTTTGGAAAATCTGCAGAGGATCGCGCTCTCCATCAAGGCCAAGGATACCGGATACGCCTTCCTGCTTTCCTACAATGGCACGATCGTTGCCCATCCGGAGGATTCCCTGGCCATGAACTACACCATCTTCGACCTCGCGGAAATCCACCAGGACGCCAGGCTGCGCGAGATCGGCAAGAGCATCGTCAACGACGAAAGCGGGATCGCGAGGATCAAGGATTGGGACCCGGAGGGGGATGTCTGGATCTATTACAGGCCGCTGCCTTCCAGCCATTGGACCCTGGCCATGATCGTTCCCCACGCGGAGCTGGTCTCCGATTACAACAAACTCACCCTGATCTATCTCATCGCTGCCGTGATAGCCTTCCTGATCGTCGCCGCCATTGTTTACGGGCGCACCCATGCCATCAACCAACCCCTCAAAAACCTCGTGGATTCCCTCAAACTCGTGGGCAGGGGGGATCTGGACTTTGAACTGAGCACCTCCACCAACGCCTACGAGATCAAGTTCCTCACCGAGGCCTTCGAGCAGATGCGCGCTTCGCTGAAGGAATATATCACCAATCTGCGCCAGGTCACAGCCGAACGCAACCGGATCATGAACGAGGTCCTCTTCGCCTCGGCCATCCAGCGCAACCTCATCCCCAAACACGACAACCCGGGACTCAGGCCCCAAAACATCTCCACCTATGGGATCCTGGAACCGGCGGGGCAGATCGGCGGCGACCTCTACGACTATTTCCTCATCGATGCCAACCATTTCTGCTTCGGCATCGCCGACGTCGTCGGAAAAGGCATCGGCGCCGCCATGTCCATGACCATGGTCACAACCCTGCTCCGCACCGTGGCCCCCTTGTACGGCACCCCGGCCCAGATCATGGGCCAGCTCAACGGATTTCTGGTCAAAAACAACCTGGAATCCAATTTCGTGACCATGACCCTGGGGATCATCGACCTCAACACCGGCGAACTGGTCTTCTCCAACGCCGGGCACGTGCCGCTCTACCTCTTGCGGAAAGACGGCAGGCTCAGGAAATTCGCCGCCACCCATTCCACCGCCCTGGGCTTCTTCGAGGAACTGGCCGTCGAATCCGAATCCCTCAAGCTGGGCCCCGGAGACCAGATCATCCTCGTCACCGATGGCGTCACCGAGGCCCTCAGCCCCGATGAAAGCCTCTTCGGCACCGCCGGCCTGGAAACAATCCTCGGCGAGCTCGCCGAAACGCAGCCCGAAAGGACCGCCCAGGCCATCCTCGCCGCCGTCAGGGATTTCTCCCGCTCCGATGACCAAAAAGACGATATCACCATCCTAGTCGTCGAATTCCAGGGAAACCTGCCCGGCTGA